Proteins from a single region of Oryza brachyantha chromosome 6, ObraRS2, whole genome shotgun sequence:
- the LOC107304407 gene encoding uncharacterized protein LOC107304407 — protein sequence MFVPSTPPAAAGNPQHHVMPPPPPHGIYPLRDYWLRPSPGDYTEYWVLGFQPDHSAGSSTPTPTVGGSSPGDVSAAPVLDLSAIPRTRAGADASAARYGRMHRRRARDEIGRRPHFRSPPPLQPSPKRSRRSEDDPKESPPLQSSPDKSCCESPLQRFDSPIKYDASYEVNDLPASNGKMDPSYESLVNDFMDGVEKNWHETDSDDEVDPAERGKMYREQTKRFAELALRHYNKNKNNKVKYSLVEAIDGNIIFEGTTYYVHVNLSVMAKNGPKKNDPKALVFAELHHVGDRPNAMALTSFHLLDGKKQLRGCYNQSQNSFSDKDMDRHHCYACDSDIKHPDGSRYKAGHFIATSYYRND from the exons ATGTTCGTCCCCAGCaccccacccgccgccgccggcaacccTCAGCATCACgtgatgccgccgccgccgccacacgGCATCTACCCTCTCCGTGATTACTGGCTGCGGCCTTCACCCGGCGATTACACTGAATACTGGGTGCTGGGGTTCCAACCGGATCACAGCGCAGGATCttccacccccacccccaccgtTGGTGGATCGTCCCCTGGCGACGTCTCGGCGGCCCCCGTTCTCGATCTCTCGGCAATCCCTCGTACGCGGGCCGGCGCTGACGCCTCAGCTGCCCGATACGGTCGcatgcaccgccgccgtgcccgcgaCGAGATTGGCCGCAGGCCCCACTTCCGCTCGCCCCCGCCGCTGCAGCCGTCACCCAAGCGGTCTCGCCGGTCGGAAGATGACCCCAAGGAGTCTCCGCCGCTGCAGTCGTCACCCGACAAGTCTTGCTGCGAGAGCCCtcttcaaagatttgatagcCCAAT TAAATATGATGCTTCGTATGAGGTCAATGACCTTCCTGCTTCAAATGGGAAAATGGATCCTTCATACGAGTCATTGGTCAATGACTTCATGGATGGTGTGGAAAAGAATTGGCATGAAACTGACTCAGATGATGAGGTTGATCCAGCTGAGCGTGGGAAAATGTATCGAGAGCAAACAAAGCGTTTTGCTGAATTGGCTCTGAGGcattacaacaaaaataagaacaacaag gTTAAATATTCTCTTGTTGAGGCCATTGatggaaatataatttttgaggGAACTACTTATTATGTCCATGTAAATTTATCTGTCATGGCCAAGAATGGTCCGAAGAAGAATGATCCCAAAGCACTCGTGTTTGCTGAGTTGCATCATGTTGGTGATCGACCAAATGCAATGGCCCTCACGTCCTTTCATCTTCTGGATGGGAAGAAACAATTAC GTGGGTGCTATAATCAGTCTCAGAACTCTTTTAGTGACAAGGATATGGATAGACATCATTGTTATGCCTGTGATAGTGACATCAAGCATCCTGATGGCTCACGGTACAAGGCAGGTCATTTTATTGCTACATCATACTATCGTAATGACTAG